One window of the Manihot esculenta cultivar AM560-2 chromosome 14, M.esculenta_v8, whole genome shotgun sequence genome contains the following:
- the LOC110599966 gene encoding protein PLASTID TRANSCRIPTIONALLY ACTIVE 10 encodes MQVLQTSYLFSFPKPLNPIPNRHSHLHHHRICHPLSSQTILSSSTTSSTPPKCFSSDEFPVDETFVQTFGPRDDAKEEEWRRKNWIERGWAPWEEILTPEADFARKSLNEGEEVPLQSPEAIEAFRMLSPKYRLKKIKEMGLTEDEWYRKQFEIKGEIPEKLETLWTEPLVVRHVPPRDWPPRDWEVDRKELEFIREAHKLQAVRVAVDELGSMETTDTEGMCLDRYKMFLKQYNEWVAANKDRLEKESYKQDQDYYPGRRKRGKDYKEGMYELPFYYPGQICQGKVTTIHLYQGAFVDIGGVHDGWVPIRGNDWYWIRHHIKVGMHVFVEILAKRDPYRFRFPIEMRFVDPNIDHLIFNRFQFPPIFHRDEDTNPDELRRDCRRPPVPRKDPGTKPEEEPLLSNHPYVEKLWQIHVAEQMILDDWEANPEKYKDKKLSELTDDEDFDEENSVEYTTAYYKKTLLPKIIMKQSVKELDLEAVLAEREHHNKLNKEAEERGETYKIAKLRRNIEMDEYDLMHWRRSFEEREALIRDISCRQALGLPLEEPGRYKPASYFGKDQYDPDNPLYRYDYWGEPKNSEKSKQERMTDAHNKSIVGKGTVWYEMSYEDAIEQRMQREARSKEAKQKGDEEELDEDHRNESEDEDDDDDIDFSILNDLDGDISDQPLVNGTESPGLSDEGMFEN; translated from the exons CCTCCAAAATGCTTCAGCTCCGACGAATTCCCCGTCGACGAGACCTTTGTCCAAACATTCGGTCCCAGAGACGACGCAAAAGAGGAGGAATGGCGCCGTAAGAACTGGATTGAGCGCGGATGGGCCCCTTGGGAGGAAATCCTTACTCCCGAAGCCGACTTCGCTCGCAAATCCCTCAATGAAGGCGAAGAGGTTCCGCTACAGTCGCCCGAAGCCATTGAAGCGTTTAGAATGCTTTCTCCAAAATACCGTCTTAAAAAGATTAAGGAAATGGGATTGACCGAAGACGAGTGGTACAGGAAGCAGTTCGAGATCAAGGGGGAGATTCCGGAAAAGCTCGAGACGCTTTGGACTGAGCCGTTGGTTGTCAGACACGTACCTCCTAGAGATTGGCCTCCCAGAGATTGGGAGGTCGATAGGAAGGAGCTGGAGTTTATAAGGGAAGCGCACAAGTTGCAGGCCGTCAGAGTGGCAGTGGACGAATTGGGCAGTATGGAAACTACTGATACTGAAGGGATGTGTTTGGATAGGTACAAGATGTTTCTGAAGCAGTACAATGAATGGGTTGCTGCAAACAAGGACAGGTTAGAAAAGGAGTCTTATAAG CAAGACCAAGATTATTATCCTGGTAGAAGGAAAAGAGGGAAAGACTACAAAGAGGGCATG TACGAACTTCCATTTTATTACCCAGGGCAG ATTTGTCAGGGAAAAGTGACCACTATACACCTATATCAAGGAGCCTTTGTTGACATTGGGGGTGTGCATGATGG GTGGGTTCCTATAAGAGGAAATGATTGGTATTGGATCCGCCATCACATAAAAGTTGGCATGCATGTCTTTGTTGAAATTCTG GCGAAGCGGGATCCTTACCGTTTTCGATTCCCAATTGAAATGCGTTTTGTAGATCCTAACATAGATCACCTTAT TTTCAACAGATTTCAATTTCCCCCAATATTTCATCGTGACGAGGATACCAACCCAGATGAATTACGG CGTGATTGTAGAAGGCCTCCTGTTCCTAGAAAAGATCCAGGAACAAAACCAGAAGAGGAACCACTATTATCAAATCATCCTTATGTTGAGAAG TTGTGGCAAATTCATGTTGCTGAGCAAATGATTTTGGATGATTGGGAAGCTAATCCTGAGAAATACAAGGACAAAAAACTATCTGAATTAACTGATGATGAAGATTTTGATGAAGAAAATAGTGTTGAATATACCACAGCTTATTACAAGAAAACCTTATTGCCAAAAATTATTATG AAGCAAAGTGTTAAAGAACTTGACTTAGAAGCAGTGTTAGCTGAGAGAGAG CATCACAATAAACTAAACAAGGAAGCAGAAGAAAGAGGAGAAACGTATAAAATTGCCAAGCTGAGGCGAAATATTGAAATGGATGAGTATGATTTAATGCATTGGCGTAGATCATTTGAGGAAAGAGAAGCATTGATCAGAGATATTAGTTG CCGCCAAGCTCTTGGTTTGCCATTGGAAGAACCAGGGAGGTATAAGCCAGCAAGCTATTTTGGAAAGGATCAGTATGATCCTGATAATCCTTTATATAGGTATGACTACTGGGGAGAACCCAAGAACTCAGAAAAGAGCAAGCAAGAGAGGATGACGGATGCTCACAACAAATCTATAGTGGGAAAGGGTACCGTTTGGTATGAGATGTCATATGAAGATGCCATCGAGCAGCGGATGCAAAGAGAAGCTCGTTCCAAGGAAGCCAAGCAAAAGGGGGATGAGGAAGAGTTAGATGAGGATCACAGAAATGAAAGTGAggatgaagatgatgatgatgacatTGATTTCAGCATTTTAAATGACTTGGATGGCGACATTTCAGATCAACCACTTGTAAATGGTACTGAATCTCCTGGACTATCAGATGAGGGTATGTTTGAGAATTGA